DNA from Aliarcobacter skirrowii CCUG 10374:
TAAGCTCAATATCTACAGCTTGAATTAAGCTATCAATACCTTTTGAAATAGCTAATGCTTTTTTTGATTTATTTAAATATTCATTAATACCATTTTCTTTAAATTCAATATCTTTTAAATTTATATTTAATAGGTCAATATTTTCAACTATAGAGCTTTTTTCTATCTCTTCTACTACAAACTCTTTTTTTGTACTTAAATCACTAGCTAAAATTTTCTCTTTATATTTAATCTCTTTTTCATATGTTATAAGATTTGTTGTATCTATTCCTAAATATTTAGCATTTTTTACACTTAATGATGGAAAATCTGAAATAAGTTTTTCTTGAATTTTAGTAATTCTTTTTTGTAAAAAATTGTATTGGTTTTCTGATATATTCTTTTTTTGTTTATCTAATTGTTTTGTAATATTTATTAAAGTTTTCGATATCTTATTTGCTTTTTGTCTAAGAATTATTTCATCTTTTAATTTACTATTATCCTGGTTTAAATTTATATTTTTTAAATCCAATGATTTTAAATCTACCATTTCTATTTCATAGCTTTTATCAACTTCTTCATAAATATCTTTAGAAGCTTTTATATCGCTAACTAATACTTTTTCTTTATGTGATATTTTTTTAGTAAAGGTTATAAGATTTGATGTGTCTATTCCTAAAAACTCTGCATCTTTTACACTCAAAGATGGAAAATCACTCTCAAGTTTTTCTTTAATTTTTATTAGTTTCTCTTCAATTTTTAAACCAGCTTCTTTTTTTACAGATTGATATGATTCTATATTTCTTTCTAAAAGTTCAACTAAAGTCAAATTTCTTTTTTGATACTGTTCTACTTTATCAAGAGTCTTATCTTTAAAATTTTGAACCATCTGTTTAAGTTGCTCTGCTTCTTGATTTTTTCTTGCTAAATCTAGAGCTTTCATAAGCTCTCTATGTTCAATATTTAATTTTGTTTTTTCAGATATAGATATTCTAGATTTTTTAATTTGCTCTTTTACTCTCATAAGTTCCATCTGCAAATAAGCAGAATATTGTCTTATATTTTTATCTTCAAACTTCCAATCTTTTTCTTGAAGTTTTGCTTGATACCACTCTATTTTTTCTTTTATTCCTTTATAGTTTTTATCTTTATCTCCAAAAAGTCTTTTTCTAATATCTTCAAGATGTTTATTTGGATCATCTTTTCTTAGTGTTACAACTTGCTCTAAACCATTTTTTTGCATCTCTATTGCAAATTGTTCTCTAAGATGTTCTAAATCGTTTGGATTCAATTCTAGTTTTCTATTTTTCCAAACTCCTTTTTTAATTTCCATCATTATAGGTCTATTTTTTATTACTACATGAATGTGAGGATGTTGCGTATCTATATGAGCTACAAATGTATAGCTAAAACCTTTATCAAAGAATTCTCTTCTTAAAAACTCTCTAGCTACATTTTCTAATATCTCTTTGTTTTTTTCATTTGGTTCTATGTCTGCTGATAACATCATATGAGTGCTATCTCTATTTTTTCTTTTTGAATCTTCATTTATCTCATCAAAATCTTCTGCCCACTCATTTACAAGTCCAGCAATAGCATCTTTGCCTTTTATTTTTAAACCATTTTCATCTTCTAGCTCTAATTCATTCTCTTTTCCAGCTCTTGCAATATATTCTAAAGTATTTCTTGTTTCTTTTGCACCTTCTCTATATCCAATAATTTTAACAACAGATTGTGGATTTTTTGAGATTAAGGCTTTTACATAATTGTAATTGTTATATCTTAGAGTAGGTAGATCTTTTTCTTCTTTTGCTCTCCACCTGTGCTTATCAATTTCTTCAATCATTTTTGGAATCTTTATAAAGTAAAATAGCTTGACAAATTAATATCAAGCTATTTTAAGAAAGCCTTGCCAAGCTCTATAAGTTTATATGATTTGAATAAGAATGTAAATAAAAGAAAAAGCCATAAAAAAGGCTTAAAAAGTGTCTTTATTGTCTTTATTTGTAGTTATTTTATGTATTTATAGTTATTGTTTTTATTTAGCTTAAAAAACAAATTAAGAAATATAAAATATGTATATTATTTTTTATTTCAATTCAGCAAAATCGCAGCTTGGGAATAGTAAAATTCACAAAAATATGAAAAAGGTATAATAATTGGATTTTAAAATATTTTCTACATTTACAGGTGCTGGTGGTTTAGACATAGGATTTCATGGAGATTTTGATTTTTTAGGTAAATATTTTCCAAAATTACCATTTACTACAGAGTATGCACTTGAATATAATAAAGATGCTATTAATTCATTAGATAAAAATAAAAAATATTTTAAAAATACAAAATTACTACATAAAGATATTACTGAAAATATAGAGAAAGAAATTCTAAAGTATAAACCTAATGAATATGATATTTTTTTAGGAGGTTTTCCTTGCGTTACATTCTCTGTTGTTGGAAAACAAGAAGGAATAAAAAATGACAAAGATGGACAACTTTATGAAAGCTTTGCAAAATATGTAGAGCGATTACAACCAAAAGTTTTTATCGCTGAAAATGTAAAAGGAATATTATCAGCAAATAAAGGTGAAGCAGTAAAAATTATTAAAAAAAGATTTGAATTAGATGGATATAAATTAAAAATATTTTTAGTAAACTTCGCAGATTTTGGTGTTCCACAACTAAGAGAAAGAGTACTTTTTATTGGTATTAGAAATGATATAAAAACTGAATTTATTCCACCTGAATTTACACATAAAAATAATCATATTACTTCAAAAGAAGCTTTTAAAAATTTACCTAAAAATTGTGTCCATACTCAACATTTAAAAGTAAGTGAAAAGGTAGTAGAAAGATTAAAACTTATTCCTCAAGGAAAAAACTTTAAAGCTGTAGAAAATACTCCATATGCTGTAAAAGGTTTAATGTCAAATATTTATAGAAGATTACATGAAGATGAACCGGCATATACTGTTATTGCATCTGGTGGTGGTGGAACATGGGGATATCATTTTAAAGAAAATCGTCCTTTAACAAATAGGGAAAGAGCTAGATTACAAAGTTTTCCAGATGATTATAATTTTCAAGGAAGTACAACAGAAGTTAGAAGACAAATAGGAAATGCTGTTCCTCCAGTAGGTATTTATCCATTTGCACAAAGAATTACAAGCTTACTAAAAGGTGAAACTCCTCAATACAATCCAAACAATTGTATTAAAGAGTATGATGTAGAGTTAAAAAAGTTTATTTAAGCTTTTTACTAACTCAAAAAAATCTTTTAATTTTCCTGTTTCTTCATAGTAATTTTCTGCATCCATAGTAGTTTTACCATTTAATATTGCTCCCTTAGGAATTATTTGTTCATTTTTGATTATATTTACAAAATCATTATGTGTAATATACCCTGGTATATCATAGCTCCATTTGTACTCATTTATAATATTAAACAATCTTTCTTTATCAACTTCATTACTATATAACAATCCATTTTGTTTCATAACTGATTCAATATCTTCAGCAATCCTAACTAGGATAATATAATCATAATGGCTTGTTTCTGTTTTTTTTAAATTAGGTATATATTGAGCATTTGTATCCCAATCTTTAGTTTCTAGCAGAAGAAGATTTCCATAAAACTTTGTTGATTTAATTGAAAAAATTGTTTCACCTAAAGACAAATCAAAATCATCCCACTTCCCCAATCCATAAACATTAAAATCTGGTTGAGATAGTTGAAAGAAAGCTTCTTTATTTAGACTAAAAAACTCATTATAAATTGCTAGTTCAGCGAGTTTTCCTTGAAATGTATTTGTAAAAATTTGTCCATTTTTTCTTTTAAGTTCACCACCACTTCTATGAACTCTATGTTCACCTTGTCCATAACTCATCTCATAGGCAAAATCAAATACTTTTTGTACTGTATTTTCTTTAAAAGTTCTAATTTCTTTATAAGCTTTTTTATTAGTTACTGTAAACTCATTATTTTCAATTTTCATGGGTATCCTTAAATTCTTCAAATTTACCTGTAGAAGCAAAATCTATCTTATATTTAGTATCTGATATTTTAAATACTATAACTGAATCTATCCCTATCATATCAAGATATTTTCTATCTACTAAAGTTCCAACTGGTACTTTAAGTACATCTCTTAAAACCCATTTACCTAAAGCTTTATTTGGATTTGACATAAGACCTTTTTGTCCAGATTGACACATTTTTGCATTTAATATTTGTCCATCTGGTAATTCTAATTCAAATTTATCATAATTGTTATCAGGGAAAAATCCTTCAAACTTTTTATGTATCCATGCAGGAACTGGAATATATAATTCATCTTGGTTTCTATCTCGTCCACCTGCATTCCATTGATTTACACCACTTGCAACTCCTGGTTCTAAATCTTTTGAACTTGGAGCATATAAAGGTAAATAGATAAAAGGATAAGTACTTACTTCTTTTAAAATAGATGATTGTGAAACACTTAAATTTGCTAATACTTCAAATGGATTTTCTAAAATATCTACTTTTATATCTTCTAAGCTATCTTTACAAATAAATCTTTTATATAGAGTGCTTTTTGAAAGATTAAAAGAGTACTCATTTATCCCATCTTCAAATTGAATTGTATTTTTATTTCTAACAATCTTTTTAATGCCATCTATTTGAACTTTGTCCATAGGAAATTCATATATAGATATTAAATTATCACTTCTAGTTAAACAATGATATATTAAACTATCAACTCCATATCCTTCTAAACAGATATCTAATCTTTTATTTCTAGCTTGAGAAATAAAATCTATTATTTCCCTATCTGATTTATTTGCATATTCATTTCTAATCGCATTAAATTCTGCAACTTTTTGAAATGTTTTTCCATTTCCATGAAGAAAAGTTTTTAATCCAAATCCAATATTTTTTTTCTTTGCATCTATTGAAATATCAGATCTAGATAAATTTTCTGCTTCAAATCCTAAGCAAAATATATTTTCAGCAGCACGATAGTACAAATAAGGTGCTAAACTATCTGAAAATAGTCTTGATAAAGAGCCTGTTAGTTTCAAATATTCTATATATTTAGCTTTTAATTCTTCATCTTCAATATTATAAAACAAAATCATCCTTTTAAAATGGAGATACCATTTCTGCAAATTTAATTAAAATAATGTAATGCTCTCTATTTATTTTTTCAGTTGAAAATTCATCTAATGGTATAAATATTTCAAAATCCATATTATTTTTATAATGTTCTTTAAACTTATTTAATTTATCTTCATTTTGACTCATTACAACAAATTCAACAAGCATTTTAGGATGAAACTTTTCATATTTACTATCATCTAAAATCTCCAAAATTAAAGATTTAAAAATCAAATATCTATGAATAAACATATTTATTTTTCTTGGTGTTAATAACCCTACTTTTTTTAATATTTCTTTGATATATTGTACTTCTTCACCTTTTAATACTAAAGATTCTATATTTAATTGATTATTAACAAATAAAGGTCTTACATTTCCATCGTTTGATTGGATAATTACAGGAGGAACTCCATCAGAGCCAATTTCGCCAATAATATCTCCTGATATTTCTGCATCAATATTTAAATCATTTTCAATTAAAGGTTCTTCTATTTCAGGTATTGATTCATCATCTTCATCTAATTTATAATTTAATTTATCTGTATAAATATCAACTAATTCATCAATATCACTATTATTAAGTTGATTTAGTTTTATCCCCATTAAAAAGAATTTTTCTATATATTCTCTAGTTCCAATATTAGTAGGTAATTTTTTATTTAAATATTTATGTTCTATAGCTTTTTCTAATATTCTTTCATCTACTGCTGTTACTACTAATAATCTTGAATTAATTTCTTCATTATCAAGAACTAGTTTAAGACCATCAATAATATCTATTAGTATATTTTCATTACATCTATCTAAATCATCAATAAACAAAACTAATTTTTCTTTTTTTTCATCTATATATGCTTGAAGTAATAAACTTAGTTCTTTTTCTATCTCACTTTGAAAACCCAAATAATTTGAATAATCATTAGTTTTTCCATACATATCCATAATATTCTTTGCTGTATGACGAGATATCATATAAAATGAGTATGATTTATACATATAAATCATACCCACTATACCGATAGAACCTATTAACCAACTAAGAAAGTTTAACTTTTGATCAAAAGGTATAAAAAAAATCCATATCGCAGCCATTAATATAAACATAGAAGAAAATACTAGTTTAGTAGCACCTAACCTTTTAATATTTAATGCTAAAATTTTATAGTTTCGTTCTATATTGATAGAAGTAATTATTTTATATAACCATTGTATTCTTTTAGATTTTTCTGCCAATTTACCTTGATAATTAAGTATTTTTTTTATGAAACTATTATCTAAATATTTTATATCTTTTTCTAAATAACTTTCTAATATTTTTTGATATAAATATGCCCATGTAGCTTCTTGTCTCTGATATTTCCAAGGTTGAAATTTACAAAAATAGAACTTTTTTTCTTCATTATTTGTATTTAAAATATACTCTTTAACTTTATCAAAGAAATATGTTTTTCCTCTTCCCCACATACCAAATATTCCAATAAGAGTTGTTGTATGCTTAGAATTATAATTTATTAAATATTTAGCAAATACTTTAGCAATACTAATTACATTTAGTGCAGGTGGTAAAGTATCAATAAGTGATTTATAATTTTCCGTAGCTATTGATTGATACTCATCTTTTACCCAAGGAAATAAGCTAAATAATATATTGTTAGATATTTTTGTTATTTCTGCTGAAGCTAACATAATAGATTTTGCTTGTTCAATTGTAATTCCACTTATAGCTTGATTTTGTTCACCTTTTGTACTAGGACCAACATTTGGTACATCAAACAAATTTTCATATTTAGAAAATATTTTTCTTGTTAATACTTTATTAAAGAAATAAATAAATTGAACATCTATTGTATATGACTTATTTATTTTATTATATGGTACTTTTACAACTTTAGC
Protein-coding regions in this window:
- a CDS encoding DNA cytosine methyltransferase, whose amino-acid sequence is MDFKIFSTFTGAGGLDIGFHGDFDFLGKYFPKLPFTTEYALEYNKDAINSLDKNKKYFKNTKLLHKDITENIEKEILKYKPNEYDIFLGGFPCVTFSVVGKQEGIKNDKDGQLYESFAKYVERLQPKVFIAENVKGILSANKGEAVKIIKKRFELDGYKLKIFLVNFADFGVPQLRERVLFIGIRNDIKTEFIPPEFTHKNNHITSKEAFKNLPKNCVHTQHLKVSEKVVERLKLIPQGKNFKAVENTPYAVKGLMSNIYRRLHEDEPAYTVIASGGGGTWGYHFKENRPLTNRERARLQSFPDDYNFQGSTTEVRRQIGNAVPPVGIYPFAQRITSLLKGETPQYNPNNCIKEYDVELKKFI
- a CDS encoding restriction endonuclease — translated: MFYNIEDEELKAKYIEYLKLTGSLSRLFSDSLAPYLYYRAAENIFCLGFEAENLSRSDISIDAKKKNIGFGLKTFLHGNGKTFQKVAEFNAIRNEYANKSDREIIDFISQARNKRLDICLEGYGVDSLIYHCLTRSDNLISIYEFPMDKVQIDGIKKIVRNKNTIQFEDGINEYSFNLSKSTLYKRFICKDSLEDIKVDILENPFEVLANLSVSQSSILKEVSTYPFIYLPLYAPSSKDLEPGVASGVNQWNAGGRDRNQDELYIPVPAWIHKKFEGFFPDNNYDKFELELPDGQILNAKMCQSGQKGLMSNPNKALGKWVLRDVLKVPVGTLVDRKYLDMIGIDSVIVFKISDTKYKIDFASTGKFEEFKDTHEN
- a CDS encoding P-loop NTPase fold protein, which encodes MEEEDFFLEDTIDAIPNDGYLVVEYNNTVLCSVHVHSPDEEILLNPENAYSSTEGFESFLDLDGNKYYISVYPGFNKVRYEIAYDEDINNIINIDKAKEFFKSITVRFINYKDYITQLKFFTIKTSKEKWIKELVNFFEHKNTDDIFQIEGLTQLSNDVEKDNLIFIVAGGDKGKIKFDYVQGLYGVAKVVKVPYNKINKSYTIDVQFIYFFNKVLTRKIFSKYENLFDVPNVGPSTKGEQNQAISGITIEQAKSIMLASAEITKISNNILFSLFPWVKDEYQSIATENYKSLIDTLPPALNVISIAKVFAKYLINYNSKHTTTLIGIFGMWGRGKTYFFDKVKEYILNTNNEEKKFYFCKFQPWKYQRQEATWAYLYQKILESYLEKDIKYLDNSFIKKILNYQGKLAEKSKRIQWLYKIITSINIERNYKILALNIKRLGATKLVFSSMFILMAAIWIFFIPFDQKLNFLSWLIGSIGIVGMIYMYKSYSFYMISRHTAKNIMDMYGKTNDYSNYLGFQSEIEKELSLLLQAYIDEKKEKLVLFIDDLDRCNENILIDIIDGLKLVLDNEEINSRLLVVTAVDERILEKAIEHKYLNKKLPTNIGTREYIEKFFLMGIKLNQLNNSDIDELVDIYTDKLNYKLDEDDESIPEIEEPLIENDLNIDAEISGDIIGEIGSDGVPPVIIQSNDGNVRPLFVNNQLNIESLVLKGEEVQYIKEILKKVGLLTPRKINMFIHRYLIFKSLILEILDDSKYEKFHPKMLVEFVVMSQNEDKLNKFKEHYKNNMDFEIFIPLDEFSTEKINREHYIILIKFAEMVSPF